The genomic DNA CCCGCGATCAGCGGCGCGTCGGCCGCGCCGTCGTACCGGATGAGCAACAAGCGCAGTGCGCCCGCGACGACCGCGAGCACGATGTCGTTGAGGGTGACCCCGAGCGCCTTGGCCGTCTCCTTGACGTCGCACAGCGCCAGCGGCGTGGTCGCGAAGCGCCTACCCGGCGACACCACGTGGTTGAGGAAGGTGTCCGGCGGCCTGAAGTTCGACGCGAGCCCAGCCGTCGCACCCCGCTCCCTGGCCCTGCGCCGAACCCGCAGCACGCCGAGCCCGGTCTGGGCGAGCAGTCCGGGCAGGCGCTGGAACTGTCTGGCGTGGTCGCGGCCCGCCGCCAGGACCAGGCCGACCGTGGTGCGCTCGGCATCGGTGGTGCGCAATGCGGGGGTCGGCAACTCCGGCGGATGCGGCTGGATCGCCCATGCCATCTGGTTCGCCGAGGCGACACCGTCGGCCAGCACGTGGTGCACCTTGTGCACGATCGCTATCCGGTCGCCTGCGAGTCCGTCCGCGACGTACATCTCCCACAGCGGCCTGCTGCGATCCAGTGGCGTACTGGCGATCTCGCCGATCACCTGGTCGAGTTCGCGCCTCCCGCCCGGCGTGGGTACCGACACCCGCCGCAGGTGGTAGTCGAGGTCGATCTCGGCGTTCTCCACCCACATCGGGTGGTGCAGCTTGAACGGGATGTCGACCAGTTGGTAGCGCAGGGGTTTGAGCTGGTGCAGCCGTTCGCTTGCGATGCGGCGGAACAGTTCGTGGGTGAACCCGCCCGGCATCCCCGACACGTCGATCACGCCGATCTTCAGCGTGTGCATGTGCGTCTCGGGCGCCTCGCTGTACAGCAGCAGGGCATCCACACCGTTGAGCCGCCGCACAGGGCCTCCAGCCGTCGTCGTCGCACCCTGTGTACCCCATCCTCCCGCGAGCGTGCGTGTTTGCGGCAGACACGCCGGGTCAGAACCCGAGTTCGCGCACGCTCGCGGCGGGCGGGCTGGCGGCGAGCGATCAGCCCGCTGCGATGACGAGCCGGCCGAACCGGTCGATCGCATCGGTGGCACTAGCGAGGCTGTCGCCGGGCACCCGAACCTGCACCCAGGTGACGCCCATGGCGGCGAGTTGGGCGGCGCCGTCGAGGAAGGCGTCGGCGTCGAAGTCGTCGTCACCGGGCGCGCCGCCCGCTGCGTTGGTGAACGTGACGTCGAGCGTCGCAGGGTCGCGCCCGATGGCGTCGCAGCGACGGTGCAGGTCGGCGATCCCCGCCCTCAGGTCCTCGAGGGTCTCCATCGGTGCGGTGCGCGCAGTCTGGGCGAGCAGGGCGGGCGCGGGGAACGGACACCAGCCCGCGCCGAACTCCGCGACGCGGCGCCGTGCGGCGCCGGTGTTGCCGCCGATCCAGATCGGCGGATGCGGATCCGACGTGGGTCTGGGGTGCGCGGTGATCCCGCTCGCGGTGAAGTGCCTGCCCTCGAACGACACGTCGTCGCCCGTCCAGACGGCGCGGATCACCTCGAGCGCCTCCTCGACGAGACCGCCGCGCTCGTCGAAGTCGACACCGAGGGCGGCGAATTCGCGCCGCAGGTAGCCAACCCCGACGGCGAGTGTGAACCGGCCGCCGGACAGGACGTCGAGCGTTGCGCCTGCCTTGGCGACGACGAACGGATTGCGGTACGGCAGCACGACGACGTTGGGGATCAGGCGCAGCGTCGTGGTGTGGGCTGCCGCGAAGCCCATCGCCACGAACGGGTCGAGCGCGTCGTGACCACCTGCCTGAAGCCA from Mycolicibacterium arabiense includes the following:
- a CDS encoding WS/DGAT/MGAT family O-acyltransferase gives rise to the protein MRRLNGVDALLLYSEAPETHMHTLKIGVIDVSGMPGGFTHELFRRIASERLHQLKPLRYQLVDIPFKLHHPMWVENAEIDLDYHLRRVSVPTPGGRRELDQVIGEIASTPLDRSRPLWEMYVADGLAGDRIAIVHKVHHVLADGVASANQMAWAIQPHPPELPTPALRTTDAERTTVGLVLAAGRDHARQFQRLPGLLAQTGLGVLRVRRRARERGATAGLASNFRPPDTFLNHVVSPGRRFATTPLALCDVKETAKALGVTLNDIVLAVVAGALRLLLIRYDGAADAPLIAGVPVSYGNPDRLVGNEFTYMTPSLAVHVADPVERVRLTGTATRIAKENHELLGPSLLPSWMNYLPPSVAPAAFRWQSKRMGTSAVMNLTISNVRGPRERGSIDGASISEIYSVGPLVVGSGMNVTVWSYVDQLDVSVLTDDLTTDDPHEVTDAITRAFVETRIAAGLSGELTSVGNVLPPVTV
- a CDS encoding LLM class F420-dependent oxidoreductase is translated as MRYTFTHPMHSHPYNSELVTGAGVAAVAVAAERAGFSGFGFTDHPAPTQKWLQAGGHDALDPFVAMGFAAAHTTTLRLIPNVVVLPYRNPFVVAKAGATLDVLSGGRFTLAVGVGYLRREFAALGVDFDERGGLVEEALEVIRAVWTGDDVSFEGRHFTASGITAHPRPTSDPHPPIWIGGNTGAARRRVAEFGAGWCPFPAPALLAQTARTAPMETLEDLRAGIADLHRRCDAIGRDPATLDVTFTNAAGGAPGDDDFDADAFLDGAAQLAAMGVTWVQVRVPGDSLASATDAIDRFGRLVIAAG